From Myxocyprinus asiaticus isolate MX2 ecotype Aquarium Trade chromosome 49, UBuf_Myxa_2, whole genome shotgun sequence, a single genomic window includes:
- the LOC127438448 gene encoding uncharacterized protein LOC127438448, which produces MGRHQENPAHRYFFYDKVSNKSFCKIEGCGAEISGHHGGNLQRHLQRRHPAEHAETTAQKRPASADGLMTLDMAVVKRPKISGLHVQLSPDIIKDACIELVTINGRPLSLMEDSGFRKIIDPIQEAIGNGFAINSTNICEMVSDVAQGEREQLKNELNGRLLMLKIDSATCRDRIILCINVQYADEEKIVMHTLAVKELTERHTTEYISSVVKDVLHEYNVELRQVYSVTSDNGVNMMKEVYLRSDMPDGLSNDENETVAPNTQVKEELTEAEVGNLELDIELDSVTQGHVLHSIRCPAHTFQIAVEDALKEKRSSSLICEARRIAKELRTQNIVIPLKKMGHERATVDSAKCWQSTHDMLEQLLELRSFCEEMSPAIKELHLNENEWQDIANFVCALKPAKIAMKSLQSDHLTAGDFYGVWLQCVLCTDKIDNLFAKRLVQCLTVQQATLFDSDAFVAALFLDPRYRLFLTEHQTERAKIHLTRAWDAIEYLSGNNATDSAQCTPFQSSEEDDEIEQLLLAKELEATTVRSFDVSITSLLDIYSRGARLKRSECLFKYWASVATTNPDLHKLAMNVIALPVTQVSVERAYSCLKFILSEPALSMNKQVLEDILFLRLNKQYGLVVNYK; this is translated from the coding sequence ATGGGTCGCCACCAAGAGAATCCAGCGCATCGGTATTTCTTTTATGACAAGGTCTCTAATAAATCTTTCTGCAAAATTGAAGGATGTGGGGCAGAAATATCTGGGCACCACGGAGGCAACCTGCAGAGACACCTTCAGCGTAGACATCCAGCAGAGCATGCTGAGACCACTGCCCAAAAGAGACCAGCATCTGCAGATGGACTAATGACTCTGGACATGGCTGTAGTGAAAAGGCCAAAGATTTCAGGCCTACATGTCCAATTAAGTCCCGATATCATAAAAGATGCATGCATAGAGCTAGTAACCATTAACGGGAGACCGTTGTCATTAATGGAGGACTCGGGCTTCAGAAAAATTATAGATCCAATACAAGAGGCTATTGGAAATGGCTTTGCCATCAATTCAACAAACATCTGTGAAATGGTGTCAGATGTTGCTCAAGGGGAAAGAGAACAGCTCAAGAATGAGTTAAATGGAAGACTTCTGATGCTTAAAATTGATTCAGCTACATGCAGAGACCGAATTATTCTTTGCATAAATGTACAATATGCTGATGAAGAAAAAATTGTGATGCATACATTGGCCGTTAAGGAGTTAACGGAAAGGCACACAACCGAATACATCTCATCAGTTGTGAAGGATGTCTTGCATGAATATAATGTAGAATTGCGCCAAGTGTACTCTGTAACGTCAGATAATGGCGTTAACATGATGAAAGAAGTTTATTTACGGTCTGATATGCCAGATGGCCTGTCTAACGATGAGAATGAAACCGTTGCCCCGAATACACAGGTTAAAGAGGAGCTAACTGAGGCCGAAGTTGGAAATCTGGAATTAGACATTGAACTTGATTCTGTGACGCAAGGACACGTGTTGCACAGTATAAGGTGTCCTGCTCATACTTTTCAAATAGCAGTTGAAGATGCATTAAAAGAGAAACGGTCATCCAGCTTGATTTGTGAAGCAAGGCGCATTGCGAAAGAGTTGCGCACGCAGAACATcgtcattcctctgaaaaaaatggGACATGAGAGGGCCACTGTCGACAGTGCGAAGTGCTGGCAGTCAACACACGATATGCTTGAGCAGCTTTTGGAGCTCAGGAGCTTCTGTGAGGAGATGTCGCCAGCCATTAAAGAACTGCATTTAAATGAGAACGAATGGCAGGACATAGCCAACTTCGTGTGCGCATTGAAACCTGCGAAAATTGCGATGAAAAGCCTCCAGTCTGACCATCTCACGGCAGGTGACTTCTACGGCGTTTGGCTCCAATGTGTACTGTGCACAGACAAAATTGACAACCTCTTTGCCAAACGACTAGTCCAGTGCCTCACAGTACAGCAAGCTACACTTTTTGATAGTGACGCCTTTGTAGCTGCTTTATTTCTCGATCCTAGATATCGACTTTTTCTTACGGAACATCAAACTGAAAGGGCTAAAATTCACTTAACTCGTGCCTGGGATGCCATTGAATATTTATCTGGCAACAACGCGACTGACAGTGCACAGTGCACACCATTCCAGTCATCCGAGGAAGACGATGAGATTGAACAGCTGTTATTGGCAAAAGAACTGGAGGCCACAACAGTGCGAAGTTTTGACGTTTCCATAACATCTCTTTTGGACATTTACTCGAGAGGAGCACGTCTTAAGCGTAGCGAGTGTCTTTTCAAGTACTGGGCAAGCGTTGCAACAACTAACCCAGACTTACATAAACTTgctatgaatgtcattgcactcCCTGTAACGCAAGTAAGCGTAGAACGTGCATATTCATGCCTCAAGTTTATCCTTTCTGAACCGGCACTGTCGATGAACAAACAGGTCCTGGAAGACATTCTTTTCTTACGTTTAAACAAACAATATGGACTTGTAGTAAATTACAAGTGA